In Chloroflexota bacterium, a single window of DNA contains:
- the pgeF gene encoding peptidoglycan editing factor PgeF: protein MIRRIANSIVFYQFASLTHYEELLHAVFTRIGGTSQGSFQSLNVGHFIGDDDTAVQSNHERIFQTLGIKADTVVTARQVHGEHVAVVGAAQWGTIMPATDSLVSAERGTALLLRFADCVPLMLYDPSRHAIGLVHVGWRGLFADVVLNTVAALRQAFACNPCHLVAGIGPAIGPCCYEVGPEVVAQVEQAFGAGSDLLLPQPNGTVHFDLPGAVRRQLQDLGVTQIEDSGLCTSCHTAEFFSHRAEHGRTGRFAAMLALR from the coding sequence ATGATTCGACGCATAGCAAACAGCATCGTCTTCTATCAATTTGCTTCCTTGACCCACTACGAAGAACTATTGCACGCTGTCTTCACACGCATAGGCGGGACCAGCCAAGGCTCATTCCAGAGCCTCAACGTGGGGCATTTCATCGGGGATGATGACACAGCCGTGCAGTCCAACCATGAGCGCATCTTCCAGACCTTGGGCATCAAAGCGGACACCGTCGTTACTGCCCGCCAAGTGCATGGCGAACACGTAGCCGTCGTCGGTGCTGCCCAGTGGGGGACCATCATGCCGGCAACCGATAGCCTCGTCAGTGCGGAGCGCGGCACTGCCCTCTTGCTGCGCTTTGCTGATTGCGTGCCGTTGATGCTCTACGATCCATCACGCCACGCCATTGGCTTGGTGCATGTCGGCTGGCGCGGCCTATTTGCTGACGTAGTGTTGAATACCGTGGCAGCATTGCGGCAGGCATTTGCCTGCAACCCATGCCATCTCGTTGCCGGCATCGGCCCAGCCATCGGCCCTTGCTGCTATGAAGTCGGTCCTGAAGTGGTGGCGCAAGTCGAGCAAGCCTTTGGGGCTGGCAGCGACCTCCTGCTACCCCAGCCAAATGGAACAGTCCATTTCGACTTGCCTGGGGCAGTGCGTCGGCAGTTACAAGACCTAGGCGTGACACAAATCGAGGATAGCGGACTGTGCACCAGTTGCCACACCGCCGAATTCTTCTCCCATCGTGCGGAGCATGGCCGTACCGGTCGCTTCGCCGCCATGTTGGCTCTACGCTGA
- a CDS encoding FprA family A-type flavoprotein yields MKARKIRENLYWMGAVDWDRRLFDSLIPLPDGTSYNAYLVQGRDKVALLDTVDPTMTHILMHQLENVPRLDYVVAHHAEQDHSGAIPHVLDKYENAQVVTTPKGKGMLVDLLCIPEERILTMEDGETLSLGGRTLEFIHTPWVHWPETMVTYLPEERILFTCDFFGSHLATTDLYVTDEWRVYEAAKRYYAEIMMPFRKVIRKNLEKIEGRDIDLIAPSHGPIYDRPSFILDAYRDWVSEKPKNIVVLPYVSMHGSTRRMVEHLVGALAERGITVHQFDLAATDIGKLAIALVDAATMVIGTPTVHIGPHPNVFYAAYLANALRPKLKFATIIGSYGWSSKVIEQIAVLIPNLEVEVLDPVLCKGFPREADFQALDRLAATIADKHRGLNL; encoded by the coding sequence ATGAAAGCAAGAAAGATAAGGGAGAATCTGTATTGGATGGGAGCTGTTGATTGGGACCGCCGGCTCTTTGATTCCTTGATTCCCCTGCCCGACGGGACCAGTTACAACGCCTATCTAGTCCAAGGAAGAGATAAAGTAGCACTGCTGGACACTGTTGACCCGACAATGACGCACATCCTCATGCACCAGTTAGAAAACGTGCCACGCCTGGACTATGTCGTCGCACACCACGCCGAGCAAGATCACTCCGGAGCCATCCCCCACGTCCTGGATAAATACGAGAACGCCCAAGTCGTTACCACGCCCAAGGGCAAGGGAATGCTTGTGGATCTCCTCTGCATTCCAGAAGAAAGAATCCTCACCATGGAAGACGGTGAGACTCTATCATTGGGTGGTAGGACACTGGAGTTCATTCATACGCCTTGGGTCCACTGGCCAGAGACGATGGTGACCTACCTGCCGGAGGAGCGCATTCTGTTCACCTGCGATTTCTTTGGTTCGCACCTCGCCACGACTGACCTGTACGTCACCGATGAGTGGCGCGTCTATGAAGCAGCCAAACGCTACTATGCAGAGATCATGATGCCCTTCCGCAAGGTCATCCGCAAGAATCTGGAGAAGATTGAGGGGCGTGATATTGACCTGATTGCCCCCAGCCACGGCCCAATCTACGACCGTCCGTCTTTTATCCTGGATGCATACCGAGATTGGGTTTCAGAAAAGCCTAAGAATATCGTGGTCTTGCCTTACGTCTCCATGCATGGCAGTACTAGGAGGATGGTGGAACACTTGGTCGGTGCACTGGCTGAACGAGGCATCACGGTACACCAGTTCGATCTGGCCGCCACCGACATCGGCAAGTTGGCCATTGCCCTGGTGGACGCTGCCACCATGGTCATCGGCACACCCACGGTGCACATCGGTCCACATCCCAATGTATTCTACGCTGCCTATCTAGCCAACGCACTGCGACCCAAACTGAAATTCGCGACCATCATTGGTTCTTACGGCTGGAGCAGCAAGGTTATCGAACAAATTGCCGTCTTGATCCCCAACCTGGAGGTCGAGGTTCTGGATCCTGTCCTATGTAAGGGATTCCCCAGGGAAGCAGATTTTCAGGCTTTGGATAGACTGGCAGCCACTATTGCGGACAAACACCGAGGTCTGAACCTATAA